In the Salinisphaera sp. T31B1 genome, one interval contains:
- the ssb gene encoding single-stranded DNA-binding protein: protein MANDLNRAEFIGNLGDAPEIRYLPSGDPVANFSIACNRQWKDRDTGQKKEQVEWVNLVVFGGLVKVCEDYLGKGHRVFVAGRMRTRSWEKDGHRHYMTEIVVRELQMLGSPSTGRANRQPDHAPDGKTPPTAPGLDDDLDSDIPF from the coding sequence ATGGCGAATGACCTCAACCGCGCCGAGTTCATCGGCAACCTGGGCGATGCGCCCGAGATCCGCTATCTGCCATCCGGCGATCCAGTCGCGAATTTCAGCATCGCCTGCAATCGCCAGTGGAAAGATCGCGACACCGGCCAGAAGAAAGAGCAGGTCGAATGGGTGAACCTCGTGGTGTTTGGCGGACTCGTGAAGGTCTGCGAGGACTACCTCGGCAAAGGCCACCGCGTGTTCGTCGCCGGACGCATGCGTACTCGCAGCTGGGAAAAGGACGGCCACCGTCACTATATGACCGAGATCGTAGTTCGCGAACTGCAGATGTTAGGCAGCCCCAGCACCGGCCGCGCCAACCGCCAGCCCGATCACGCGCCTGACGGTAAGACGCCGCCCACGGCCCCGGGGCTCGATGACGATCTCGATTCAGATATCCCGTTCTGA
- a CDS encoding XRE family transcriptional regulator, with protein sequence MPPIYKRICSPSTNNFVETGTGSFVTLCLVKHFHERLKHALDVRGMSQSELARAIGVRPQSIQYLAKKGKASTHAGAIASALRVSPTWLTHGRGEMDKAARQVAEQPEPYESPQRNSPLAAQRIDEAISSNIRTTARPPGRSYPIISFASAGQWEEVIDSYEPGDADGFWPAPPNVRCSDSSYWTEVEGRSMVSLTGGASYPPGTLIFVDPEVRDMVTGALVLARLTETHEVTFKRLNIEGGEVFLEPINTQYPIIRIASGAQIIGTVKGAMISM encoded by the coding sequence ATGCCGCCAATCTACAAACGTATTTGTAGCCCGTCAACAAATAATTTTGTCGAGACAGGAACAGGCTCGTTTGTAACCCTATGCCTTGTGAAACACTTCCATGAACGCCTAAAGCACGCGCTCGATGTGCGCGGCATGAGCCAATCCGAGTTGGCGCGGGCGATCGGCGTGCGTCCCCAGTCGATCCAGTATTTAGCCAAGAAAGGCAAGGCCAGCACCCACGCGGGCGCGATCGCGAGCGCGCTTCGCGTTTCGCCGACATGGCTCACTCATGGCCGCGGGGAAATGGACAAAGCAGCCCGCCAAGTAGCAGAACAGCCGGAGCCGTACGAGTCGCCGCAACGAAACTCCCCACTTGCGGCCCAACGTATAGATGAGGCTATAAGCTCGAATATACGAACAACAGCTCGACCGCCCGGGCGATCCTACCCGATCATCAGTTTCGCGAGCGCCGGGCAATGGGAGGAAGTCATCGACAGTTACGAACCAGGCGATGCAGACGGTTTTTGGCCAGCCCCACCGAACGTCCGCTGTAGCGATAGCTCTTACTGGACGGAAGTCGAAGGCCGCAGCATGGTAAGCCTCACGGGCGGCGCCAGTTATCCGCCCGGCACGCTGATATTCGTCGACCCGGAAGTGCGCGACATGGTGACGGGCGCACTGGTCCTGGCACGGCTAACGGAAACGCACGAGGTCACGTTTAAACGGCTCAATATCGAAGGCGGCGAGGTTTTCCTTGAGCCCATCAACACCCAATATCCGATCATCCGCATTGCGAGCGGCGCACAGATTATCGGGACTGTGAAGGGCGCGATGATTTCAATGTAG
- a CDS encoding helix-turn-helix domain-containing protein produces MKDTPLKRAVDLVGTQSGLARKIGGDVKQQNVWLWLQRNEAPAEHCIAIERACGGKVTRYELRPDVFGDCAEVAEEPHSVSQ; encoded by the coding sequence ATGAAAGACACACCGCTAAAGCGAGCAGTCGATCTGGTCGGCACGCAGTCTGGACTGGCCCGGAAGATCGGCGGCGACGTGAAACAACAGAACGTCTGGTTGTGGCTCCAGCGCAACGAAGCGCCTGCAGAGCACTGCATCGCGATTGAGCGGGCATGCGGCGGGAAGGTCACTCGCTACGAGTTGCGGCCCGATGTGTTTGGTGATTGCGCCGAAGTGGCCGAAGAGCCGCATTCCGTTTCTCAATAA
- a CDS encoding DUF6378 domain-containing protein: MTDTTAHSILDAAGQHMRDRATTYDKPEGERSMAATVTAFNAITGHALTEEQGWAFMELLKITRSQSGDFRADNYEDAAAYAALRGEAAALERPGQVPPLRCEKCGEEVESSRLHICDLRLHGQHS; the protein is encoded by the coding sequence ATGACCGACACGACTGCACATTCGATTCTCGACGCCGCCGGGCAGCACATGCGCGACCGAGCGACGACGTACGACAAGCCCGAGGGCGAGAGAAGCATGGCCGCAACGGTGACGGCGTTCAATGCGATCACCGGGCATGCGCTGACGGAAGAGCAGGGCTGGGCGTTCATGGAGCTGCTCAAAATCACGCGCAGCCAGTCGGGCGATTTCCGGGCCGACAACTACGAGGATGCGGCGGCGTATGCCGCACTGCGGGGCGAGGCCGCGGCTCTTGAGCGGCCTGGGCAAGTGCCGCCCCTACGATGCGAGAAGTGTGGCGAAGAGGTTGAATCTTCGCGACTTCACATCTGTGATTTGCGCCTTCATGGCCAACATAGCTGA
- a CDS encoding MarR family transcriptional regulator yields the protein MTRTIETPAARASDPHTSHAAADAMTASGWRRHHQDIVTAAVRLSPGSTSAELSAVCERRSLTVARIVYDKTWPNRDEEASVRLDRWQIARRLPEAETAEDIRRGEARKCSIKERKSLTWWPVVKGAHA from the coding sequence ATGACACGCACAATCGAAACCCCAGCGGCCCGGGCCAGTGATCCGCATACGTCGCATGCCGCAGCCGATGCCATGACGGCGTCCGGATGGCGGCGCCACCACCAGGACATCGTGACCGCCGCTGTTCGCCTGTCGCCTGGCTCCACCAGCGCCGAGCTGTCTGCTGTTTGTGAAAGGCGATCGCTCACTGTCGCTCGCATTGTCTACGACAAGACATGGCCGAATCGCGATGAAGAGGCGTCAGTGCGACTCGACCGCTGGCAGATCGCACGTCGTTTGCCAGAGGCTGAAACTGCCGAAGACATCCGCCGTGGCGAAGCCCGTAAGTGCTCGATCAAGGAGCGCAAGTCGCTGACGTGGTGGCCGGTAGTGAAGGGCGCTCACGCGTGA
- a CDS encoding methyltransferase yields the protein MKLSKRQIKDHAQIMDMVETDRRLTEDEKVFVLDHFHEGATHINSSAGAFFTPRGLARDFAIEVGEIYGSDQRCIDLCAGIGALAFAVEEKVSDLVCVELNPDYARIGRKIVPNAEWIVGSVFDLPDMGRFRWAISNPPFGNVPADGFVGEYTGAQFEYKVIETASRIADFGAFILPQQSAPFRYSGQPCFRDEETDKAARFREQTGIVMEPSCGIDTSLYRGDWKGVSPVCEIVACEFEQPKPAQAAAWDQMDSLEVVA from the coding sequence GTGAAGCTGAGCAAGCGCCAGATCAAGGATCACGCCCAGATCATGGACATGGTCGAGACAGATCGACGTCTTACGGAAGACGAAAAGGTGTTCGTGCTCGACCACTTCCATGAAGGCGCCACGCATATCAACTCGTCGGCCGGTGCGTTCTTCACGCCCCGCGGCTTGGCGCGAGATTTCGCGATCGAGGTGGGCGAGATATACGGCAGTGACCAGCGGTGCATCGATCTGTGTGCCGGCATCGGCGCGCTGGCGTTTGCGGTGGAAGAGAAAGTCTCCGATCTGGTGTGTGTCGAGCTCAACCCGGATTACGCCCGCATCGGCCGCAAGATCGTGCCGAACGCGGAGTGGATCGTCGGCAGTGTGTTCGACCTGCCGGATATGGGCCGATTCCGGTGGGCGATCAGCAATCCGCCGTTCGGCAACGTGCCGGCCGATGGTTTCGTCGGTGAATACACGGGCGCGCAGTTCGAATACAAGGTCATCGAGACGGCATCACGCATCGCCGACTTTGGCGCCTTCATCCTGCCGCAGCAGTCCGCGCCGTTCCGCTATTCCGGCCAGCCGTGCTTCCGCGACGAGGAAACAGACAAAGCGGCGCGTTTTCGCGAACAGACCGGCATCGTCATGGAGCCGAGCTGCGGCATCGATACGTCGCTGTATCGCGGCGACTGGAAGGGCGTGAGCCCGGTGTGCGAGATCGTGGCGTGTGAGTTCGAACAGCCCAAGCCAGCGCAGGCGGCGGCATGGGATCAGATGGATTCGTTGGAGGTGGTGGCATGA
- a CDS encoding sigma-70 family RNA polymerase sigma factor has translation MSRPKDYNVQIKVRNAPLMKMMRANGYSTSAELSRACGVNQTTISAYLNLRKAPIKSDGDWALPVIRMADCLNVIPELLFPERHLYSPIENNTREVEFDWQEMMQLSHEANGCGDPLLDIEASQATEDVNEALEVLGEKEIFILKHRHGFDGEEKSLREIGEMLGLSTERVRQIEQKSLRLLRHPDRAKKLVQYVRL, from the coding sequence ATGAGCAGACCCAAAGATTACAACGTGCAAATCAAGGTCCGGAACGCGCCATTGATGAAGATGATGCGCGCGAATGGCTATTCAACGTCAGCAGAGCTTTCGCGGGCATGTGGCGTAAACCAAACCACTATAAGCGCGTATCTGAACCTGCGAAAAGCGCCTATCAAAAGCGATGGGGACTGGGCGCTTCCAGTAATCCGTATGGCTGATTGCCTTAACGTCATCCCGGAACTCCTTTTCCCCGAACGACACCTCTATAGCCCCATAGAAAACAACACCAGAGAAGTTGAGTTTGATTGGCAAGAAATGATGCAGCTTTCTCACGAGGCTAATGGCTGCGGAGACCCCCTGTTAGATATCGAAGCATCTCAAGCAACCGAAGATGTGAATGAGGCTCTAGAAGTTCTTGGGGAGAAAGAGATATTCATATTAAAACATCGCCACGGGTTCGATGGGGAAGAGAAAAGCTTACGAGAAATAGGTGAGATGCTCGGCTTGTCTACTGAACGAGTCAGGCAGATAGAGCAGAAAAGCTTGCGCTTACTAAGGCATCCCGATCGCGCGAAGAAATTGGTTCAGTACGTAAGACTATGA